CGTCCTGGTGCCGCTGGACTCCACCGCCGACACCAGCAACACCCCGGCCAGCAAGTCCGTCGTGGTCCGTCTGGAACAATCGTCCACCGACTGAGCGTTTGCTCAGGAGTCCGGCGCTCCTCCGCCGGCGGCGCAGGCGATCGACGACGAACGGAGCCCCATGGGCGAGCAGCACTACGCGAAGTTCCCGCAAGCGGTCATCGACGAGTACGCGAACCTCGGCATCGACCTGGTCGCGATGTTCTCGGCGGGCCACCTGGGCACCCGGATGGGCGTACAGATCGTGGAGGCCTCGGCGGACCGGGTCGTCGGCACGATGCCGGTGGAGGGCAACACCCAGCCGTACGGGCTGCTGCACGGCGGCGCGTCCGCCGTGCTGGCGGAGACGCTGGGCTCGGTCGGCTCCATGCTGCACGCCGGCAGCTCCAAGATCGCCGTCGGTGTGGACCTGAACTGCACCCATCACCGGGGCGCACGGTCCGGCCTGGTGACAGGTGTCGCCACACCGCTGCACCGGGGCCGCTCGACGGCGACGTACGAGATCGTGATCAGCGACGAGGACGGCAAGCGGGTCTGCACCGCCCGGCTGACCTGCCTGCTGCGGGACGCCCCCACCGCCCCGGGCGCGAAGGCCCGGACGGCCGAGTGACCCGTGCGGACGAGGGGCGGGCCCGGGCGGCGACCTGTTCGCCTCTGGTCCGCCGGGGCGCGCAGGCCCTAGCGTCGGGGCATGGCAACGGGAGGAGCCCCCTGGCCGGGGGCGGTGCTCGGGCCGGCGCTGCTGATCGGCGTCCTGGTCACCGGGTGCGCGGGGGCGGAAAAGGCGGACGGGGCCGCGGGCCCCTCGACGGCCGCGCGCGGCGGCGGCTCGCCGTCGCCGTCGGCCACCCCGCCCGAGGAACTGTGCGCGAAGCTCGTCTCGCACTGGTCGCTGGAGGTGCTGGACGGCGACACCTATGGGGACTATCAGTCCATGGGACTGTCGAACGGGCAGTACGACATCCTGCGGGAGGTCGTCGACGAGGCGCGGGCCGAGAAGAAGCGCGCGGGCGCCACGGCGGCCCGGCGGCTGATCGAGCGGCGGGCCCGCGCGGGCTGCGAGGAGTGGTACCGCTCGGGCGGCCCGGGCGAGGGGCCCTGGAGTTGAGCGGGGTCGGCCCCGTGGAGCCGGGCGAGGGCACGCGCGCGTGGGACGCGGCGGACGATCCGGCGGACGCGCACGGCCCGCCCCCACCGGAGTCGCCGCGCGCACGGTACGCCCAGGCGTACGCCCGGCACCGCCGGGCCGTGCTCGCGGGCGCGGCGGCGGTCGTCGTGCTCGCGGGCGGCGGCTACCTCTACGCGACCCGGCCCACCCAGGCCCCGACGCCGGAGCCGACACCGCGGGAGACGCCGTACCCCTCCCAGGCCATCGTCGTCAGCTACGTCGGCCCGGTGACGCACTCCGGCCGGGCGCCGCGCGGACGCTTCGATTTCGAGGTGCGGCTGAGCGTGCGGTACGGCCCCCCGATCACCGTGGAACGGATGACCCAGCCCTACGCGGGCCTGTCGCTGCGCACGGACCCGCGCACTCCGCTCCGGATCGGGACGAAAGACGCCCGAAAGATCCTCGTCACCATGCGCGTCACCGAATGCGGGAAAGCACCGGAGAACGCCGGACTTCCATTCCTGGATGTAACTCTGCGTAATACGCGCGCAATAGAAGCGCACAGTTTCATCTTGGGCGAGCGCTACGCACAGGACCTCTCCGACGCCCTTCGAGTCGCCTGTGGCAACGATTCCGCGTCATCACCAAAAAGCTGAACACTCCTGAACCTACCCGCGTCGACCCTGCACGTTCTCACTATGCGGACAGGGCGAATCGGCCTGAATTCCGCGCAACCGCCCACTGAGTACCGCTCTGCATTACCTCGTGTCATAACAAGAGCGTCACAGCCTTGGTCAGACTCTCCTCCACGTTGTCCACACACGCTTAGAGTCACGGCCAGTCACCGCGCCAACGGAATCGAAGTCACGTCTTCGGCCCAGCGCTCGACTCGGCCACTTCCAACAGGAAGGGCCGTGCCAGGGAAAGGACTGATCGTGCGTCAACGTTCGCTCATCGCCATCACCGCCGCGCTGGCGGCGGGAGCACTCACTCTCACCGCCTGTGGTTCGCGCGACGAGGACAAGGGCGGCTCGGACACCGGCAGTGGCACCACTGTCGTCATCGGCGTCGACGCCCCGCTGACCGGTGACCTCTCGGCGCTGGGCCTCGGCATCAAGAACTCCGCCGACCTCGCCGCCAAGACCGCCAACAAGGACAAGTACGTCGAGGGCATAACCTTCAAGATCGAAGCCCTCGACGACCAGGCGCAGCCCTCCTCGGGCCAGCAGAACGCCACCACGTTCGTCGCCAACAAGGACGTCCTCGGCGTCGTCGGCCCGCTGAACTCCTCGGTCGCCGAGTCCATGCAGAAGGTCTTCGACGACGCCAAGCTCGTCGAGGTCTCCCCGGCCAACACCGGCCCGACCCTGACCCAGGGCGCCGACTGGCAGACCAAGAAGGTCCGCCCGTACAAGTCGTACTTCCGCACCGCGACCACGGACGCCATCCAGGGCCCGTTCGCCGCGCAGTACCTGTACAACAAGGCCAAGAAGACCAAGGTCTTCGTCATCGACGACAAGAAGACCTACGGCGCCGGCCTGGCCGCCACCTTCACCGACGAGTTCAAGAAGCTCGGCGGCAAGGTCGTCGGCACCGAGCACATCGACCCCGAGACCAAGGACTTCTCCACGGTCGCCACCAAGGTCAAGAACTCCGGCGCCGACGTCGTCTACTACGGCGGCGAGTACCCGCAGTCCGGCCCGCTGACCAAGCAGATCAAGGCCGCAGGCGCCAAGATCCCGGTCGCCGGCGGCGACGGCATGTACGACCCGACCTACATCGAGCTCGGCGGCAGCGCCAGCACCGGCGACTTCGCCACCTCCGTCGGCGCCCCCGTCGAGGAACTCCCCTCCGCCAAGACCTTCATCGAGGACTACAAGGCCGGCGGCTACAAGGAGCCCTACGCGGCCTACGGCGGCTACTCCTACGACTCCGCCTGGGCGATCATCGAAGCCGTGAAGAAGGTCGTCGAGGACAACGACGGCAAGCTTCCCAGCGACGCCCGCGCCAAGATCACCGAGGCCATGCAGAACATCTCCTTCGACGGCGTGACCGGCAAGGTCTCCTTCGACGAGTACGGCGACACGACCAACAAGCAGCTCACCGTCTACAAGGTCGAGGGCGGCGAGTGGAAGGCGGTCGACTCCGGTACCTACACCGGCTGACCCAACCCGCACACACCTGAGCCGCGCGGGGCGCTGCACCACAGCGCCCCGCGCGGACTCACATCCGGTCACATTCGTCGAACATCCGAAAGTCTCGGAGGACATGCGGTGAACGAACTGCCGCAGCAGCTGGTCAACGGCCTGCTACTAGGATCCATGTACGGGCTGGTCGCCATCGGCTACACGATGGTCTATGGCATCGTCCAGCTCATCAACTTCGCCCACGGTGAGATATTCATGCTGGGCGGCTTCGGCGCCATCACGGTCTATCTCTACGTACTGCCCGACGGCACGAGCATGTGGGTCGCACTCCCGCTGATGCTCGTCGGAGGCATCATCGTCGCCGTGCTCGCCGCCGTGGGAGCGGAACGCCTGGCCTACCGGCCCCTGCGCACCGCCCCCCGCCTCGCCCCCCTCATCACCGCCATCGGCCTCTCCCTGGCCCTCCAGCAGGCCGTGTGGGCGTGGTACCCGGACGCCAAGGAGTCCATCAACTTCCCGCACATCGACGGCGGGCCCTTCGAGATCGGCAACGTCACCATCCAGACCGGTGACATCTTCCTGCTCGTCGCCGCCCCGATCAGCATGGCGATCCTCGCCTACTTCGTCATGAAGACCCGCACCGGCCGCGGCATGCAGGCCACCGCGCAGGACCCCGACACCGCCAAGCTCATGGGCATCAACACCGACCGCATCATCGTGGTCGCCTTCGCCCTCGGCGCCGCGTTCGCCGCCGTCGGAGCCGTCGCCTACGGCCTCAAGTACGGCCAGGTCCAGTTCCGCATGGGCTTCATCCTCGGCCTCAAGGCCTTCACCGCGGCCGTCCTCGGCGGCATCGGCAACATCTACGGCGCCATGCTCGGCGGCGTCGTCCTCGGCCTCGCCGAAGCCCTCTCCACCGCCTACATCGCCGACATCCCCGGCATGGAGCAGTTCGGCAGCCAGTCCTGGGCCAACGTCTGGGCGTTCGTACTCCTCATCCTCGTCCTCCTGTTCAGGCCCCAGGGCCTGCTCGGAGAGCGCGTGGCGGACAGGGCGTGACACCGATGACCACCAACACCACCGCGGCCACCGCAGCCGCCGCCAAGCACGACACCACCCCCCGGGGCCTCGTCGGCATCCCCGAGAACATCGGCCGCGCCCTCGCCACCGGCGGCGGCGTCCTCGCCGTGATCTCCACCTTCCTCGCCTGGACCTGGACCTCCGCCTTCCCCGGCGACCTCACCTTCTACGGCTACCCCGGCGGCCTCCAGGTCCTCGTCCTCATCGGCGGCGCCCTCACGGCTCTCTTCGGCCTCGCCTCCTACGGCATCAAGGGCCTGCGCTGGCTCGTCCCCGCCGGCGCCGACAGCTCCATCAAGCTCGCCGCGCTCGGCACCTTCGTCACCGCCTGGTACACGATCCTCGCGATCAGCATCCAGCTCGGCGGCCTCGTCAACCTCGAACCCGGCGGCTACGTCGCGGCCCTCGCCACCCTCGCCGCCCTCCTCGGCGCCCTCGCCCTGCCGTTCGAACGACCGGCACCCGAGACCGCCGACCCCGAGGACACCGCCTGGGAACAGTTCCTGCTCGGCGCACGCAACGCCCGCGCCGTCATGAAGGCCTGCTTCGCCACCGGCACCGCCGCACCCGCCCGCAAGCTCCCCGCCTACGCCGAGATCCTGATCATCGTCGCGGCCATGGCACTGGGCCTGCTCGTCTTCACCTACGGCATCGGCACCGAGTACGACGAACTCTTCGTCGGCTTCCTCATCACCGCCGGCTTCGCCATCGGCGCCCTCTCCAAGGCCGGCCTCGTCGCCCGGGTCTCCGCCGTCACCGCCAAGCACCGCACGGTCACCATGATCGGCGCGTTCACCGCGGCCGCCGCGTTCCCCTTCACCCAGTCCGACGACCAGTACGCGACCATCGGCGTCTACATCCTGATCTTCGCCACCGTCGCCCTCGGCCTCAACATCGTCGTCGGCCTCGCCGGCCTCCTCGACCTCGGATACGTCGCCTTCCTCGGCGTCGGCGCCTACACCGCGGCCATGGTCTCCGGCTCCCCCTCCTCCCCCTTCGACATCCACCTGCCGTTCTGGGCCAGCGCCATCCTCGGCGCCGTCGTCGCCATGATCTTCGGCGTCATCATCGGCGCCCCGACCCTGCGACTGCGCGGCGACTACCTCGCCATCGTCACCCTCGGCTTCGGTGAGATCTTCCGCCTCGCCGTCCTCAACATGGACGGCACCTCCGGCCCCGACATCACCAACGGCTCCAACGGCATCTCCTCGATCCCGAACCTCAACATCCTCGGCTTCGACTTCGGCCAGGAACACACCATCGCCGGGTTCACCATCGCCCGGTTCGCCAACTACTTCTTCCTCATGCTGCTCATCACGCTCGTCGTGGTCGTCGTCTTCCGACGCAGCAGCGACTCCCGCATCGGCCGCGCCTGGATCGCCATCCGCGAGGACGAAACCGCGGCACTCGCCATGGGCATCAACGGCTTCCGCGTCAAGCTCATCGCCTTCGCCCTCGGCGCCGCACTCGCCGGCCTCGCCGGCACCGTCCAGGCCCACGTCACCTACACCGTGACCCCCGAGCAGTACCAGTTCGCCCACGTCGTCCCGCCCAACTCCGCGTTCCTCCTCGCCGCAGTCGTCCTCGGCGGCATGGGCACCATCAGCGGACCCCTCGTCGGCGCCGCACTGCTCTACCTCATCCCGGCCAAGCTCCAGTTCCTCGGCGACTACCAGCTCTTCGCCTTCGGACTCGCACTCGTCCTGCTCATGCGGTTCCGCCCCGAGGGCCTCATCCCCAACCGGCGCCGCCAGCTCGAATTCCACGAAGAGGCCGAAGCACCCACAGTCCTCAGCAAGGCAGGGGCCTGACCCATGACCACCGACACCACCACCAAGGACGCCACACCCGGCGCCAACGCCCCCGGCGAGACCGTCCTCGACGCACGCGGCGTCACCATGCGCTTCGGCGGCCTCACCGCCGTACGCAACGTCAACCTCACCGTCAACAGCGGCGAGATCGTCGGACTCATCGGCCCCAACGGCGCCGGCAAGACGACCTTCTTCAACTGCCTCACCGGCCTCTACATCCCCACCGAGGGAGAGGTCCGCTACAAAGGCCAGGTCCTGCCGCCCAAGTCCTTCAAGGTCACCGCGGCCGGCATCGCCCGCACCTTCCAGAACATCCGCCTCTTCGCCAACATGACGGTCCTGGAGAACGTCCTCGTCGGACGCCACACCCGCACCAAGGAAGGCCTCTGGTCCGCCCTCCTGCGCGGCCCCGGCTTCCACAAGGCCGAAGCCGCCTCCCGCGACCGCGCCATGGAACTCCTCGCGTTCGTCGGACTCGACGCCAAGGCCGAACACCTCGCCCGCAACCTCCCCTACGGCGAACAGCGCAAGCTGGAGATCGCCCGGGCACTCGCGAGCGAACCCGGCCTGCTCCTCCTCGACGAGCCCACCGCCGGCATGAACCCCCAGGAGACGCGAGCCACCGAAGAACTGGTCTTCGCCATCCGCGACCAGGGCATCGCCGTCCTCGTCATCGAGCACGACATGCGGTTCATCTTCAACCTCTGCGACCGCGTCGCCGTCCTCGTCCAAGGCGAAAAACTCGTCGAAGGCGACAGCGCCACCGTGCAGGGCGACGAACGCGTCGTCGCCGCCTACCTCGGCGAACCCTTCGAGGACGCACCCGGCAAGGACGAGATCGCCGAGGTCGAAGCCGCCGAAGCACACGCCGAGGCCTCGAACGACGCCGCGCCCGGCAAGGAGAACGACCGATGACCGCACTGCTCGAAGTAGAGGACCTCCGGGTCGCCTACGGCAAGATCGAAGCCGTCAAGGGCATCTCCTTCAAGGTCGACGCCGGCGAGGTCGTCACCCTCATCGGCACCAACGGCGCCGGCAAGACCACCACCCTGCGCACCCTCTCGGGCCTCCTCAAGCCCGTCGGCGGCCAGGTCAAGTTCAACGGCAAGTCACTCAAGAAGATCCCCGCGCACGACATCGTCGCGCTCGGCCTCGCCCACTCCCCCGAGGGGCGGCACATCTTCCCGCGCATGACCATCGAGGACAACCTCCGCCTCGGTGCCTTCCTGCGCAACGACAAGCCCGGCATCGAGAAGGACATCCAGCGCGCCTACGACCTCTTCCCCATCCTGGGCGAACGCCGTAAGCAAGCCGCGGGAACCCTCTCCGGTGGTGAGCAGCAGATGCTGGCCATGGGCCGCGCGCTCATGTCCCAGCCCAAGCTGCTCATGCTCGACGAGCCCTCCATGGGCCTCTCCCCCATCATGATGCAGAAGATCATGGCCACCATCGCCGAACTGAAGTCCCAGGGCACCACCATCCTGCTCGTCGAGCAGAACGCCCAAGCGGCGCTCTCCCTCGCCGACCAGGGCCACGTCATGGAGATCGGCAAGATCGTCCTCTCCGGCACGGGCTCCGACCTGCTGGTCGACGAGTCGGTCCGCAAGGCCTACCTCGGCGAGGACTAGCCTCCGGCCTCCGGCCCGTACACGACGAGGCCCGCACCCCCTTTCAGGTAGGGGGTGCGGGCCTCGTCCTCGTTCTTGGTGAGGGCGGGCGAGATCAGCCCTTCGCCGCCTTCTTCTCCTCCGCGTCCCGGATGACCGCCTCCGCCACCTGCTGCATCGACATCCGACGATCCATCGACGTCTTCTGGATCCACCGGAACGCCGCCGGCTCCGTCAACCCGTACTCCGTCTGCAGGATCGCCTTCGCCCGGTCCACCAGCTTCCGCGTCTCCAGCCGCAGCGTGAGGTCGGCGACCTCCTTCTCCAGCTCCTTCAACTCCGTGAACCGCGAGACAGCCATCTCGATCGCCGGCACGACATCACTCTTGCTGAACGGCTTCACCAAGTACGCCATCGCACCCGCGTCCCGGGCGCGCTCCACCAGGTCCCGCTGCGAGAACGCGGTCAGCATCAGCACCGGCGCGATGCGCTCCTCGGCGATCTTCTCCGCCGCCGAGATCCCGTCCATCTTCGGCATCTTCACATCCAGGATCACCAGATCCGGCTGGTGCTCCCGGGCCAGCTCGACGGCCTGCTCCCCGTCACCGGCCTCGCCCACGACGGAGTAGCCCTCCTCTTCGAGCATCTCCTTGAGATCGAGACGGATCAACGCCTCGTCCTCGGCGATGACGACACGGGTCGTCAGCGGAGGCACGTGCGACTTGTCGTCGTCGGGCGCGTCGAGGGGCTGGGGCGACTCGGGGGCGGTCACGTGGGCTCCTTGTTCGGGGCAGGGGTACTGCTGAGGAGCAGGGTACCTAGCTGCGAGTGGCTCCGGTGAACCGGTACACTTCCCGCAGCTACATGGCTTGCCCGGTTGGAGGAACTGGTCAGACTCGCGGTGCTCAAACCACCGTGCCTTAGGGCATGTGGGTTCGAATCCCACACCGGGCACTTCAGAAGCGGATGTTCACATTCTCGTGAACATCCGCTTTTTGCTGCGCACTGTCGCGATCAGTCACCGAGAGTGGCCGCATGTACGACATCAGCACACGCGAGCGAGCACTCGCGTTGGTTGCTCAGGGCCGCAGCCTCAACTCCGTGAGCCGAGAGACTGGCGTCTCGCGATCGGCGATCCGGTGTTGGCTGACTCGGATCGAACCCCTTGCACGCACGCCTCCCTGCATCCGGTGCCGGGACACACCAGGAACACCGGAAGACTCCGCGGCCTACGCCTACCTGCTCGGCCTCTATCTGGGCGACGGCTACATCATCTCCAAACCGCGGCAGCACTACCTGATGGTCACGTGTACGGCATCCTGGCCCGGTCTGATCGATGCAGCCGAGGACGCCATGCGCCGGGTTTTACCCTGGCCCAGGTCAGCCGAATCCAGCGAGCGGGCTGCGTCGACGTGAAGTCCTTCACCAAGCACTGGACTTGCCTCTTCCCTCAGCACGGCACTGGCAAGAAGCACGAGCGCACCATCGCCCTCGCCCCCTGGCAGCAGGCCATCGTCGACGCCCACCCCTGGGAGTTCGTCCGAGGTCTGATCCACTCCGACGGCTGTCGCCTGACCAACTGGACGACCCGCCTCGTCGCCGGTGAGCGCAAGCGCTACGAGTACCCGCGGTACTTCTTCACCAACAAGTCCGATGACATCCGGCAGCTCTACACCGACACCCTCGACACGCTGGGCGTCGAGTGGACGCACTGCACCCGCGACGGCAACCCGTACAACATCTCCGTCGCCAAGAAGGCCTCCGTCGCCCTCATGGACACCCACGTCGGCCCCAAGTACTGACGCCCTAGGCGGGGCCGGCCGCCTCGCCGATGTGGTGGACGCGGACCATGTTCGTCGTGCCCGCGACGCCCGGTGGGGAGCCCGCCGTGATCACCACCACGTCGCCCTTCTCGCAGCGGCCGTACCGCAGCAGCAGCTCGTCCACCTGGTCGACCATCGCGTCCGTACTGTCCGCGTGCGGGCCGAGGAACGTCTCCACGCCCCACGTCAGGCTCAGCTGCGAGCGCGTCGCCGGGTCCGGGGTGAAGGCCAGCAGGGGGATCGGGGAGCGGTAGCGGGAGAGGCGCCGCGCCGTGTCGCCGGACTGGCTGAAGGCGACCAGGAACTTCGCGTCGAGGAAGTCGCCGATCTCGGCCGCCGCTCGGGCGACCGCGCCGCCCTGGGTGCGGGGTTTGTTGTGCTCGGTGAGGGGTGGGAGACCCTTCGCCAGCATCTCCTCCTCCGCCGCCGTCACGATGCGGCCCATCGTGCGGACCGTCTCCACCGCGTACTTGCCGACGCTCGTCTCGCCGGAGAGCATCACCGCGTCCGTGCCGTCGAGTACCGCGTTGGCGACGTCGCTGACCTCGGCGCGGGTCGGGCGGGAGTGGTGGATCATCGAGTCGAGCATCTGGGTGGCGACGATGACCGGCTTGGCGTTGCGCTTGGCGAGTTTGATCGTGCGTTTCTGGACCAGTGGGACCTGCTCCAGGGGCATTTCCACGCCCAGGTCGCCGCGCGCGACCATGACCCCGTCGAAGGCCGCGACGATCTCGTCGATGTTGTCGACCGCCTGCGGTTTCTCGATCTTGGCGATGACGGGGAGTCGGCGGCCTTCCTCGTCCATGATCTGGTGGACGCGTTCGATGTCCCGGCCGGAGCGGACGAAGGACAGAGCGATGACGTCGAAGCCCGTGCGCAGGGCCCAGCGGAGGTCTTCCTCGTCCTTCGTGGAGAGGGCGGGGACCGAGACGGCGACGCCGGGCAGGTTGAGGCCCTTGTGGTCGGAGATCATTCCGCCTTCGACGACCTTGGTGTGGACGTGGGGGCCGTCGACGGCCGTGACTTCCAGGGTGACTTTGCCGTCGTCGACGAGGATCTGTTCGCCGGGGGTGACGTCGGCGGCGAGGCCGGCGTAGGTCGTGCCGCAGCCCTCGCTGTCGCCGGTCGCGCCCTCTTCGACGGTGAGGGTGAAGGTGTCGTCGCGTTCGAGGAGTACGGGGCCTTCGGTGAAGCGGCCGAGGCGGATCTTGGGGCCTTGGAGGTCGGCGAGGGTGCCGACGCTGCGGCCGGTCTCGTCGGCGGCCTTGCGGACGCACTGGTAGCGCGCGTCGTGTTCGGCGTGGCCGCCGTGGCTGAGGTTGAAGCGGGCGATGTCCATGCCGGCCTCGACCAGTGCCTTGATCTGGTCGTACGAGTCGGTGGCGGGCCCGAGGGTGCAGACGATCTTTGCTCGGCGCATGGTGCGAGCCTATGGCTTACCCGCCGGTAGCGACTTGGCGGAGCGTGACTACTCAACGGCCTTCTGGTGAAGGGTAATTGACAAGCAGTCACCTGTTTGGGGAGGGCCTGTCACAGGCGTGGCGGGTGCATCGTGAAGCGGGCGTTGACCTGTGCGTGGACGCGTTGGCGTTGGGGTTCGAGGTCGAGGGGTGCGGCGTCGGTGTCGTCTGCGCCCTTGGCGCGGGCGGAGCGCATGAGGCCGCCGGGGGCGCCCGGGCGGAGGGGTTGGGGGGCTTCGGCGCCGATGTCGGCGAGTTCGACGAGGGCGGCGAGGGTGGTGCCGAGGGCTTCGGCGTATTCGCGGGCGCGCTGGACGGCTTCGGTGACGGCTTTCTGCCTGGCTTTCCGGTGGGCGGGTGAGTCGGGGCGGAGGGACCACCAGGGGCCGTCGACGCGGGTGAGGTCGAGGTCGGCGAGGCGGGTGGTGAGTTCGCCGAGTGCGGTGAAGTCGGTGAGTTCGGCGGTGATGTGGACGCGGCCGTGGTAGGCCTGGATGCGTTCTCCTCGGCCCTTCTCCTTGAGTTCGGGGGTGATGGAGAAGGCGCCGGTCTCCAGTCGTTCGACTGCTTCGCCGTAGGTCTTGACCAGGTCGAGGACGGTGGTGTTGCGGCGGGTGAGGTCGTCGAGGGCGGCGCGCCGGTCCTTGCCGCGGGCGAGGACGGTGACTCCGATGCGGGCTATCTCGGGGTCGACGTCGAGGCGGGCTTCGCCGCGTACGGCGATGCGGGGCGCGTCGGGGGTGCCGTAGGGGACGGCGGTGGGCTGGGCTTCCTCTGGACTGGTGGTCATACGCCCCACTCTGTCACTGATGGCCTGGTGGCGGGTGTTGTCGGTCACCAGATCGCAACCTGGGGGGTCTGTTGCGGTGGGGGCGGGTCGGGTCAGAATCTACGCGCGTTGTGGCGTCGGCCGTCGGCCGTGTCTACGCGCGTTGCGATCGTCCGTTCCTCCGAGGAGTGCCCCGAGATGCCCTTGAACCGCCGGAAGTTCCTGAAGAAGTCGGCCGTGACCGGTGCGGGTGTGGCCGTCGCCGGTACGGCGCTCGCTCCGAGCGCTCAGGCGGCCGAGGTGAAGCCCGAGGGGAAGCGGGCCCCGAAGCGGTACAGCTTCACCGTGATGGGGACGACCGACCTGCACGGGAACGTCTTCAACTGGGACTACTTCACGGACAAGGAGTTCGACGACAAGGCGCACAACGACGTCGGTCTGGCGAAGATCTCCACGCTGGTGAACCGGATCCGCAAGGAGAAGGGGCGCCGGAACACGCTGCTCATCGACGCCGGTGACACCATTCAGGGCACGCAGCTGTCGTACTACTACGCGAAGGTGGACCCGATCACCGCCAAGGGTGGTCCGGTGCATCCGATGGCGCAGGCCATGAACGCGATCGACTACGACGCGGCGGCACTGGGCAACCACGAGTTCAACTACGGCATCCCGGTGCTGCGGAAGTTCCAGGAGCAGTGTCGTTTCCCGTTGCTGGGGGCGAACGCGCTGGACGCGAAGACGCTGCGGCCGGCTTTCCCGCCGTACAGCATGCACCGGTTGCGTACGCCGCACGGACGTGATGTGAAGGTGGCGGTGCTGGGGCTGACGAACCCGGGGATCGCGATCTGGGACAAGGCGAACGTGCAGGGGAAGATGACGTTCCCGGGGCTGGAGGAGCAGGCGGCGAAGTGGGTGCCGAAGCTGCGGTCGATGGGGGCGGACGTCGTCATCGTGTCGGCGCACAGCGGTTCGTCGGGGACGTCGTCGTACGGTGACCAGTTGCCGTACATCGAGAACGCCGCCGGGCTGGTCGCCGAGCAGGTGCCGGGGATCGACGCGATTCTCGTCGGGCACGCGCACACGGAGATTCCGGAGTACTTCGTCACCAACAAGGAGACGGGTAAGCAGGTCGTGCTGTCGGAGCCGTTGAAGTGGGGGCAGCGGCTGACGCTGTTCGACTT
This genomic stretch from Streptomyces deccanensis harbors:
- a CDS encoding Tat pathway signal sequence domain protein; amino-acid sequence: MSGVGPVEPGEGTRAWDAADDPADAHGPPPPESPRARYAQAYARHRRAVLAGAAAVVVLAGGGYLYATRPTQAPTPEPTPRETPYPSQAIVVSYVGPVTHSGRAPRGRFDFEVRLSVRYGPPITVERMTQPYAGLSLRTDPRTPLRIGTKDARKILVTMRVTECGKAPENAGLPFLDVTLRNTRAIEAHSFILGERYAQDLSDALRVACGNDSASSPKS
- a CDS encoding branched-chain amino acid ABC transporter permease, with the translated sequence MTTNTTAATAAAAKHDTTPRGLVGIPENIGRALATGGGVLAVISTFLAWTWTSAFPGDLTFYGYPGGLQVLVLIGGALTALFGLASYGIKGLRWLVPAGADSSIKLAALGTFVTAWYTILAISIQLGGLVNLEPGGYVAALATLAALLGALALPFERPAPETADPEDTAWEQFLLGARNARAVMKACFATGTAAPARKLPAYAEILIIVAAMALGLLVFTYGIGTEYDELFVGFLITAGFAIGALSKAGLVARVSAVTAKHRTVTMIGAFTAAAAFPFTQSDDQYATIGVYILIFATVALGLNIVVGLAGLLDLGYVAFLGVGAYTAAMVSGSPSSPFDIHLPFWASAILGAVVAMIFGVIIGAPTLRLRGDYLAIVTLGFGEIFRLAVLNMDGTSGPDITNGSNGISSIPNLNILGFDFGQEHTIAGFTIARFANYFFLMLLITLVVVVVFRRSSDSRIGRAWIAIREDETAALAMGINGFRVKLIAFALGAALAGLAGTVQAHVTYTVTPEQYQFAHVVPPNSAFLLAAVVLGGMGTISGPLVGAALLYLIPAKLQFLGDYQLFAFGLALVLLMRFRPEGLIPNRRRQLEFHEEAEAPTVLSKAGA
- a CDS encoding ABC transporter ATP-binding protein; this translates as MTALLEVEDLRVAYGKIEAVKGISFKVDAGEVVTLIGTNGAGKTTTLRTLSGLLKPVGGQVKFNGKSLKKIPAHDIVALGLAHSPEGRHIFPRMTIEDNLRLGAFLRNDKPGIEKDIQRAYDLFPILGERRKQAAGTLSGGEQQMLAMGRALMSQPKLLMLDEPSMGLSPIMMQKIMATIAELKSQGTTILLVEQNAQAALSLADQGHVMEIGKIVLSGTGSDLLVDESVRKAYLGED
- a CDS encoding branched-chain amino acid ABC transporter permease, encoding MNELPQQLVNGLLLGSMYGLVAIGYTMVYGIVQLINFAHGEIFMLGGFGAITVYLYVLPDGTSMWVALPLMLVGGIIVAVLAAVGAERLAYRPLRTAPRLAPLITAIGLSLALQQAVWAWYPDAKESINFPHIDGGPFEIGNVTIQTGDIFLLVAAPISMAILAYFVMKTRTGRGMQATAQDPDTAKLMGINTDRIIVVAFALGAAFAAVGAVAYGLKYGQVQFRMGFILGLKAFTAAVLGGIGNIYGAMLGGVVLGLAEALSTAYIADIPGMEQFGSQSWANVWAFVLLILVLLFRPQGLLGERVADRA
- a CDS encoding branched-chain amino acid ABC transporter substrate-binding protein, encoding MRQRSLIAITAALAAGALTLTACGSRDEDKGGSDTGSGTTVVIGVDAPLTGDLSALGLGIKNSADLAAKTANKDKYVEGITFKIEALDDQAQPSSGQQNATTFVANKDVLGVVGPLNSSVAESMQKVFDDAKLVEVSPANTGPTLTQGADWQTKKVRPYKSYFRTATTDAIQGPFAAQYLYNKAKKTKVFVIDDKKTYGAGLAATFTDEFKKLGGKVVGTEHIDPETKDFSTVATKVKNSGADVVYYGGEYPQSGPLTKQIKAAGAKIPVAGGDGMYDPTYIELGGSASTGDFATSVGAPVEELPSAKTFIEDYKAGGYKEPYAAYGGYSYDSAWAIIEAVKKVVEDNDGKLPSDARAKITEAMQNISFDGVTGKVSFDEYGDTTNKQLTVYKVEGGEWKAVDSGTYTG
- a CDS encoding ANTAR domain-containing response regulator, translated to MTAPESPQPLDAPDDDKSHVPPLTTRVVIAEDEALIRLDLKEMLEEEGYSVVGEAGDGEQAVELAREHQPDLVILDVKMPKMDGISAAEKIAEERIAPVLMLTAFSQRDLVERARDAGAMAYLVKPFSKSDVVPAIEMAVSRFTELKELEKEVADLTLRLETRKLVDRAKAILQTEYGLTEPAAFRWIQKTSMDRRMSMQQVAEAVIRDAEEKKAAKG
- a CDS encoding PaaI family thioesterase — protein: MGEQHYAKFPQAVIDEYANLGIDLVAMFSAGHLGTRMGVQIVEASADRVVGTMPVEGNTQPYGLLHGGASAVLAETLGSVGSMLHAGSSKIAVGVDLNCTHHRGARSGLVTGVATPLHRGRSTATYEIVISDEDGKRVCTARLTCLLRDAPTAPGAKARTAE
- a CDS encoding ABC transporter ATP-binding protein, which encodes MTTDTTTKDATPGANAPGETVLDARGVTMRFGGLTAVRNVNLTVNSGEIVGLIGPNGAGKTTFFNCLTGLYIPTEGEVRYKGQVLPPKSFKVTAAGIARTFQNIRLFANMTVLENVLVGRHTRTKEGLWSALLRGPGFHKAEAASRDRAMELLAFVGLDAKAEHLARNLPYGEQRKLEIARALASEPGLLLLDEPTAGMNPQETRATEELVFAIRDQGIAVLVIEHDMRFIFNLCDRVAVLVQGEKLVEGDSATVQGDERVVAAYLGEPFEDAPGKDEIAEVEAAEAHAEASNDAAPGKENDR